The following DNA comes from Castanea sativa cultivar Marrone di Chiusa Pesio chromosome 10, ASM4071231v1.
CCAGCATCTCTCACCACCACTGCTTTCTCAGCACGTGGCCCATCACCACGATCACACAGCACGATCTTGCCACGTACCAAATCCTTATTTAACGTGCCAGGCAAGCAAGTAGCATCATCTTCGTCAATTTTGGAAATGGATGCGTTACCCGCGTAAATCAACGGTAGATACTTCCCTTCCCGTAAACCATGACCTGTGTAGAGCGATGATCCAGTAATGACGCTACCATCTCCCAGAACTAGATCTGCAGGGAATCTCCTATCAATGGTGCTTGCTCCCACTGTGGTTATCCAAGGTGCTACGTTTGATATGGTGGAGTCAGTTGGACCATCGTTACCACCTGAAGCGGAAAACAAAACTCCTTTCTCTATAGCACCGAAAGCGCCTATAGCAATCGGATCCTCATGGTATGGCAGAGGGTCGCCACCTATGGAAACTGATATAACGTCGACACCATCTTCTACAGCAGCGTCGATCCCAGCAAGAATATCGGAAGCTGAACAACCTTCTTCCGAACACACCTTGTACACTGCAATTCTTGATTTGGGTGCAATCCCATTTGCAAAGCCTTGGGCAAAGCCGAGGAAGGAAGCGTTAGCGACGTGTCGTCCTGCGATTGTGGATGTTGTGTGTGTTCCATGGCCAACGGTGTCTCGGGCTGAGCCTTGTTGTCGTTCATAGAACCCGGTTGAGTAGTAGCGTGCACCAATTAACTTTTTGTTGCAAAGGTTTTCAGGGAAGTTGTCACCACCATCGCATTTGCCTTTCCAATGAGAAGGTACGGGTCCGAGGTCGTGGTCATTGAAGCTAACACGTTCGGGCCATATACCAGTGTCGAGGACTCCGATGATGACGTTGGAACCTGAATCAGACTCTTTGATGATACCATGTGTGTCTTTGGAACCAGTAAGTCCCATGAATTGAGGTGTACGTGTGGTTTGGAGTTGGAGAAGCCGGTCGGGGAGGACCAAAAGTATTTCAGGGCGATTTGTGAGTTCTTCAGCTTGTTGAGGTGTGAATCTGGCTGAGAAACCATGAAAGACGGTGTTGTACACATGGAGCAAGCCATGGTTGTGTTGGGTTCGGGTGTTACTAGAGTTAATACTGAAACTGAGACTTTTAAGGGTAGACTTATACCATGTTTTGTGATTGGCGTAACGATTAGGTTTAAGGTTGTTTTGGACTCGGACAATGAAGGTTTGGTGGGTGTTTAATTGGAGATTAGGTTTGCAGGAAACAATGGAGAGCATAAGGAGCACAATGAAAGTAACAAACTGTTGAAAGTGGCCCATTTGTGAAGAGAGGAGAAAGGGGAAGATGTGAATGGCAATTTATGCAATAGCTGGGTATATATAGGAAAATTATAGATAATAGGCGAGTTCAGTTACGCACTAGTCTATCCCCAATAAATATAAgtcatttaacataaaaataaaatacttattaAACAGGAGCAATACTCTTTCGTTTTGACATAATAATGAGTTCCACagataaaatttttgttgaaagtcATCAATCATGTAAGACAATAGAGC
Coding sequences within:
- the LOC142612300 gene encoding subtilisin-like protease SBT1.5 — protein: MGHFQQFVTFIVLLMLSIVSCKPNLQLNTHQTFIVRVQNNLKPNRYANHKTWYKSTLKSLSFSINSSNTRTQHNHGLLHVYNTVFHGFSARFTPQQAEELTNRPEILLVLPDRLLQLQTTRTPQFMGLTGSKDTHGIIKESDSGSNVIIGVLDTGIWPERVSFNDHDLGPVPSHWKGKCDGGDNFPENLCNKKLIGARYYSTGFYERQQGSARDTVGHGTHTTSTIAGRHVANASFLGFAQGFANGIAPKSRIAVYKVCSEEGCSASDILAGIDAAVEDGVDVISVSIGGDPLPYHEDPIAIGAFGAIEKGVLFSASGGNDGPTDSTISNVAPWITTVGASTIDRRFPADLVLGDGSVITGSSLYTGHGLREGKYLPLIYAGNASISKIDEDDATCLPGTLNKDLVRGKIVLCDRGDGPRAEKAVVVRDAGGVGLVLANVEPMGEGLVADAFLIPGLAITQSKRTTLLQYIKSTNNPKATLIFKGTQLGVKPAPVVASFSSRGPNSISPSVLKPDIIAPGVDILAAWPDGVPPTEVATDKRRTEFNIVSGTSMSCPHVSGVAALLKGAHPDWSPAMIKSALMTTAYTDDRDGKTLLDEKDYSVSSVFGFGAGHVDPDKALDPGLVYDLTVDDYLNFLCASNFNTGQIEVITRRQVSCSGVQQVNMWDLNYPSILVSFDASAPSKSELVVNRTVTYVGDGDSTFTIKITNPKGATVAVDQEKLIFKKKGQQLSYMVRILSETVGLHHYYSGSESGYLVWTDGKHQVTSPIVVTWL